A single genomic interval of Fusobacterium varium harbors:
- a CDS encoding Na/Pi cotransporter family protein, which yields MYLDVLFKVVGGLGLFLYGMENMSSGMQKIAGDKLKKILAALTTNRIMAILMGIFVTGLAQSSSVSTVMTIGFINASLLTLQQGLGVILGANIGTTITGWLLALNIGKYGLPIVGFAAIAFMFVKGEKSRTRALTVMGFGFIFLGLELMSKGLSPLRTLPEFINLFHSFKADSFFGVVKVAMVGALLTGVVQSSAATLGITITLATQGLIDYPTAVALVLGENVGTTVTALLASLGASSNAKRAAYAHTLINIVGVMWATITFRPYLSILAHFSDSTANMATAIATAHTMFNIINVILFIPFIGYLAKFLCTIVKDDDNGVIRVTKLSSLMVTLPNVIIDQTRTEVLTMAANIKEIFFKLEEVYYNPSKLEAYNEEIDAIEEKLDLYEKEVSDANFTILNKGLEASYVEETRGNLITCDEYETISDYLKRVSNSLMRLKKDDLELTQERKETLQKLNHMVFDFFDDINKAYKTKDRDLFMLSISKYTAIKNLYKEARHGHFDEEAKNDETIPAKLSTGYMDILNYYRRATDHVYNIIEHYAKI from the coding sequence ATGTATTTAGACGTTTTGTTTAAAGTTGTAGGAGGACTAGGTTTGTTCCTTTATGGGATGGAAAATATGTCTTCTGGAATGCAAAAAATAGCAGGGGATAAATTAAAAAAGATATTAGCAGCTTTAACTACTAATAGAATAATGGCTATTTTAATGGGAATTTTTGTAACTGGATTAGCTCAATCATCATCAGTAAGTACAGTTATGACAATTGGATTTATTAATGCTTCACTTTTAACACTACAACAAGGACTTGGAGTAATATTAGGAGCAAATATAGGAACAACAATTACAGGATGGTTATTAGCTCTTAATATTGGTAAATATGGGCTTCCTATTGTTGGTTTTGCTGCAATAGCTTTTATGTTTGTAAAGGGAGAGAAGAGCAGAACAAGAGCCTTAACAGTAATGGGGTTTGGATTTATATTTTTAGGATTAGAGCTTATGAGTAAAGGGCTTAGTCCACTTAGAACACTACCAGAATTTATAAACTTATTCCACTCTTTTAAAGCAGATTCTTTCTTTGGAGTAGTAAAAGTAGCTATGGTAGGAGCTCTTTTAACAGGGGTTGTTCAATCTTCAGCAGCTACATTAGGGATTACAATAACACTTGCAACACAAGGACTTATTGATTATCCAACAGCAGTAGCTCTTGTACTAGGAGAAAATGTAGGAACAACTGTTACAGCTTTGTTAGCTTCATTAGGTGCAAGTTCAAATGCTAAAAGAGCAGCTTATGCACATACTCTTATAAACATAGTAGGGGTAATGTGGGCAACAATTACATTTAGACCTTACCTTAGTATTTTAGCTCATTTTTCTGATTCAACAGCAAACATGGCTACTGCAATAGCAACAGCACATACTATGTTTAATATAATAAATGTAATTTTATTTATTCCATTTATAGGATATCTCGCTAAGTTCTTATGCACAATAGTTAAAGATGATGATAATGGAGTTATAAGAGTAACTAAACTTAGCTCATTGATGGTAACTCTTCCAAATGTTATTATAGATCAAACAAGAACAGAAGTTTTAACAATGGCAGCAAATATAAAAGAGATATTCTTTAAACTAGAGGAAGTTTATTATAATCCTAGTAAATTAGAGGCTTATAATGAAGAGATAGATGCAATAGAGGAAAAGTTAGACTTATATGAAAAAGAGGTTTCAGATGCAAACTTTACAATTTTAAATAAGGGATTAGAAGCTTCTTATGTAGAAGAAACTCGTGGAAATCTAATAACTTGTGATGAGTATGAAACAATAAGTGACTATCTAAAGAGAGTTTCTAACAGTTTAATGAGATTGAAAAAAGATGATTTAGAATTAACACAAGAGAGAAAGGAAACTCTTCAAAAGTTAAATCATATGGTATTTGACTTCTTTGATGATATTAATAAAGCTTATAAAACAAAGGATAGAGATCTATTTATGCTTTCTATATCAAAATATACAGCTATAAAAAATCTTTATAAAGAAGCAAGACATGGACACTTTGATGAAGAAGCTAAAAATGATGAAACTATACCAGCAAAATTAAGTACTGGATATATGGATATTTTAAACTATTATAGAAGAGCAACAGATCACGTTTATAATATAATTGAACACTATGCAAAGATCTAA